One stretch of Sardina pilchardus chromosome 17, fSarPil1.1, whole genome shotgun sequence DNA includes these proteins:
- the crygmxl2 gene encoding crystallin, gamma MX, like 2 isoform X1 — MGKIIFYEGRNFQGRSWECSGDCSDTFSHFSCCNSMRVMGGHWVAYEKPNFMGYQYILNKGEYPEFSHWMGFNNCIRSCQMIPPYRGSYRMRIYNRPNLSGGMMEFMEDCPNVYDRFRSRDIFSSHVIEGYWVFYEHSNYRGRQFFLRPGEYRGCMEWGCFNPMVGSFRRMRPSLI; from the exons ATGGGCAAg ATCATCTTCTACGAAGGCCGCAACTTCCAGGGCCGCTCCTGGGAGTGCAGTGGGGACTGCTCGGACACCTTCAGCCACTTCAGCTGCTGCAACTCCATGCGCGTGATGGGGGGCCACTGGGTGGCCTACGAGAAGCCCAACTTCATGGGCTACCAGTACATCCTCAACAAGGGCGAGTACCCCGAGTTCAGCCACTGGATGGGCTTCAACAACTGCATCCGCTCCTGCCAGATGATCCCTCCC TACAGGGGATCTTACCGCATGCGGATCTACAACCGGCCCAACCTGTCGGGCGGCATGATGGAGTTCATGGAGGACTGCCCAAACGTCTACGACCGCTTCCGCTCCCGCGACATCTTCTCCTCCCACGTCATCGAGGGCTACTGGGTGTTCTACGAGCACTCCAACTACAGGGGGCGCCAGTTCTTCCTGCGCCCTGGCGAGTATCGCGGCTGCATGGAGTGGGGCTGCTTCAACCCCATGGTGGGCTCCTTCAGACGCATGAGGCCCAGCCTcatctga
- the crygmxl2 gene encoding crystallin, gamma MX, like 2 isoform X2 produces MGKIIFYEGRNFQGRSWECSGDCSDTFSHFSCCNSMRVMGGHWVAYEKPNFMGYQYILNKGEYPEFSHWMGFNNCIRSCQMIPPYRGSYRMRIYNRPNLSGGMMEFMEDCPNVYDRFRSRDIFSSHVIEGYWVFYEHSNYRGRQFFLRPGEYRGCMEWGCFNPMVGSFRRMRPSLI; encoded by the exons ATGGGCAAG ATCATCTTCTACGAAGGCCGCAACTTCCAGGGCCGCTCCTGGGAGTGCAGTGGGGACTGCTCGGACACCTTCAGCCACTTCAGCTGCTGCAACTCCATGCGCGTGATGGGGGGCCACTGGGTGGCCTACGAGAAGCCCAACTTCATGGGCTACCAGTACATCCTCAACAAGGGCGAGTACCCCGAGTTCAGCCACTGGATGGGCTTCAACAACTGCATCCGCTCCTGCCAGATGATCCCTCCC TACAGGGGATCTTACCGCATGCGGATCTACAACCGGCCCAACCTGTCGGGCGGCATGATGGAGTTCATGGAGGACTGCCCAAACGTCTACGACCGCTTCCGCTCCCGCGACATCTTCTCCTCCCACGTCATCGAGGGCTACTGGGTGTTCTACGAGCACTCCAACTACAGGGGGCGCCAGTTCTTCCTGCGCCCTGGCGAGTATCGCGGCTGCATGGAGTGGGGCTGCTTCAACCCCATGGTGGGCTCCTTCAGACGCATGAGGCCCAGCCTcatctga
- the crygmx gene encoding crystallin, gamma MX, whose protein sequence is MGKIIFYEDREYQGRHYECSSDCAEMHSHLSRCNSIRVESGCWVAYEKPNFMGYQYMLHKGEYPDYQRWAGFNDCIRSCRMVPPYRGNYHIKLFERSDFGGQGMDLMEDCPDLRERLPSRNVSSVNVMEGYWILHEHPNYRGRQYFLRPGEYRRFHEWGSASPTFGSLRRVTEQN, encoded by the exons ATGGGCaag ataATCTTCTACGAGGACCGGGAATACCAGGGCCGCCACTATGAGTGCAGCAGTGACTGTGCCGAGATGCACTCCCACCTGTCGCGCTGCAACTCCATCCGGGTGGAGAGCGGCTGCTGGGTGGCCTACGAGAAGCCCAACTTCATGGGCTACCAGTACATGCTGCACAAGGGCGAGTACCCCGACTACCAGCGCTGGGCCGGCTTCAACGACTGCATCCGCTCCTGCCGCATGGTGCCTCca TACCGTGGCAACTACCACATCAAGCTGTTTGAGCGCTCCGACTTCGGCGGGCAGGGCATGGACCTGATGGAGGACTGCCCCGACCTGCGCGAGCGCCTGCCCAGCCGCAACGTGTCCTCGGTCAACGTGATGGAGGGCTACTGGATCCTGCACGAGCACCCCAACTACCGCGGGCGCCAGTACTTCCTGCGCCCCGGCGAGTACCGCCGCTTCCACGAGTGGGGCAGCGCCAGCCCGACCTTCGGCTCTCTGCGCCGCGTCACCGAGCAGAACTGA